A single region of the Maylandia zebra isolate NMK-2024a linkage group LG17, Mzebra_GT3a, whole genome shotgun sequence genome encodes:
- the LOC101483203 gene encoding monocarboxylate transporter 2, which yields MPTPATSPVVPPPDGGWGWAVVLGSFISIGFSYAFPKAITVFFKEIQNIFGASYSQIAWISSIMLAVMYAAGPISSILVNTYGCRPIVMMGGCLCALGMISASFCTNVLQLYICMGVVTGLGLAFNLQPALTMIGKYFFKKRPIANGLAMAGSPVFLSTLAPLNQYLYNQFGWRGSFLILGGLLLNCCVAGSLMRPLGPPPGKVKKDEELAAIATTSKEKRSFLQIVNKYLDLSLFKHRGFLIYLSGNVIMFVGFFAPIVFLAAYAKDMGVDEYSAAFLLSILAFVDMGARPSMGLLANSRWVRPKIQYFFSFAVLYNGVCHILCPLVESYTGLVVYAIFFGFAFGMVSSVLFETLMDLVGAQRFSSAVGLTTIVECCPVLIGPPLAGKLVDVTKNYKYMYFCCGAIVILASIWLFIGNFINYRLLDRERRRAEMYKRTETEDPDQTLDQKEADGEAQATEELVDESQKDEQPMQRETNI from the exons ATGCCAACCCCAGCCACAAGTCCTGTTGTGCCCCCACCAGAtggtgggtgggggtgggctGTGGTACTTGGATCTTTCATCTCCATAGGATTCTCATACGCTTTCCCGAAAGCCATCACAGTCTTCTTCAAAGAAATCCAGAACATTTTCGGCGCCTCCTACAGTCAGATCGCATGGATCTCCTCCATCATGCTCGCCGTCATGTATGCTGCAG GTCCCATCAGCAGCATACTGGTGAACACATATGGCTGCAGGCCCATCGTCATGATGGGGGGCTGCCTCTGTGCCCTGGGCATGATCTCAGCTTCCTTCTGCACTAACGTGTTGCAGCTTTACATCTGTATGGGAGTTGTTACTG GACTGGGGCTGGCCTTTAACCTGCAGCCAGCGTTGACTATGATAGGGAAATACTTCTTTAAGAAGCGTCCGATTGCTAATGGGCTGGCAATGGCAGGCAGTCCAGTCTTCCTCAGCACCCTGGCTCCTCTCAACCAGTATCTCTACAATCAGTTTGGCTGGAGAGGAAGCTTCCTCATCTTGGGTGGCCTGCTGCTGAATTGCTGTGTGGCAGGTTCGCTCATGAGGCCTTTAGGACCTCCACCTGGCAAGGTCAAGAAGGATGAAGAGTTGGCCGCCATTGCTACCACGAGCAAGGAGAAGCGCAGTTTTTTGCAAATAGTTAACAAGTATCTGGACTTATCTCTGTTCAAGCATCGTGGCTTTCTCATTTACCTGTCGGGCAATGTCATCATGTTCGTAGGCTTCTTCGCACCTATTGTTTTCCTTGCTGCCTATGCAAAGGACATGGGTGTAGATGAGTACTCTGCTGCCTTCCTGCTCTCAATCCTGGCTTTTGTGGACATGGGTGCCAGGCCTTCCATGGGGCTACTGGCCAACTCACGCTGGGTCAGACCCAAGATCCAGTACTTCTTCAGCTTTGCTGTACTGTACAATGGAGTATGCCATATCCTCTGTCCACTGGTTGAAAGTTACACTGGTTTGGTGGTGTATGCAATATTCTTTGGCTTTGCCTTTGGAATGGTCAGCTCAGTGCTGTTTGAGACCTTGATGGACCTGGTTGGAGCTCAGAGGTTCTCCAGTGCTGTGGGACTGACCACCATTGTGGAGTGCTGCCCAGTTCTCATTGGGCCACCATTAGCAG GGAAACTGGTCGATGTCACAAAAAATTACAAGTATATGTATTTTTGCTGTGGAGCTATTGTGATTCTGGCCAGTATTTGGCTCTTCATCGGAAACTTCATTAACTACAGACTCTTAGATCGTGAGCGCAGGCGTGCAGAGATGTACAAACGGACTGAGACAGAAGATCCGGACCAAACTCTGGATCAAAAGGAGGCTGATGGCGAAGCCCAGGCCACTGAAGAACTGGTCGACGAAAGTCAGAAAGACGAGCAACCTATGCAGCGGGAAACCAACATCTAG